The following proteins are encoded in a genomic region of Sorangiineae bacterium MSr12523:
- a CDS encoding Hsp20/alpha crystallin family protein — MNTSQNLAQRPRHTTDPIQQHATVAARVDVFENKDEVLLLAEMPGATADGVNVHLDQGKLTISGRRPPLDAPGVLLAGEFQPRDYHRTFAIPQGIDGAKIAAKFVDGVLQIHLPKSETLKPRRIEVKAG; from the coding sequence ATGAATACGAGTCAGAATCTCGCGCAGCGCCCACGACACACGACGGACCCCATTCAACAACACGCCACAGTCGCCGCGCGCGTCGACGTTTTCGAGAACAAGGATGAAGTCCTCCTTCTCGCGGAAATGCCCGGCGCCACGGCCGACGGTGTGAATGTGCATCTGGATCAGGGCAAGCTCACCATTTCTGGGCGCCGGCCTCCGCTCGACGCGCCGGGCGTTCTACTCGCGGGCGAATTTCAGCCGCGCGATTACCACCGCACCTTCGCCATTCCGCAGGGCATCGACGGTGCGAAGATCGCAGCCAAGTTCGTCGACGGCGTCCTGCAGATCCACCTGCCCAAGTCGGAAACGCTCAAGCCGCGTCGCATCGAGGTCAAGGCCGGCTGA
- a CDS encoding Hsp20/alpha crystallin family protein, giving the protein MFTGFGDFDKTLTTFDELRRRMDRLWSEFDGSWDDPRWPSTSLASSTWPLVNLYDAGANLVVKADVPGVSEKDLQIHISNGTLSIGGERKSVVPEGYTAHRQERGEVKFLRSFSVPSKVDAERITATIKDGVLTVTMPKAPEAQPRQITVQAQ; this is encoded by the coding sequence ATGTTTACCGGGTTCGGAGATTTCGACAAAACACTCACCACGTTCGACGAGCTGAGGCGCCGCATGGACCGCCTCTGGAGCGAGTTCGATGGCTCGTGGGACGACCCGCGCTGGCCGTCCACGTCCCTCGCGTCCTCCACGTGGCCGCTGGTGAATCTGTACGACGCTGGCGCGAACCTCGTCGTCAAAGCCGACGTACCGGGCGTGAGCGAGAAAGACCTGCAGATCCACATCAGCAACGGCACCCTATCCATCGGCGGGGAACGCAAGTCCGTCGTGCCGGAAGGCTACACGGCGCACCGCCAGGAGCGCGGGGAGGTGAAGTTCCTGCGCAGCTTCAGCGTGCCCTCCAAGGTGGATGCGGAGCGCATCACCGCCACCATCAAAGACGGTGTTCTGACCGTCACGATGCCCAAGGCTCCGGAAGCGCAACCCCGTCAAATCACCGTTCAAGCGCAGTGA
- a CDS encoding zinc-dependent alcohol dehydrogenase family protein: MRAIYFEQFRQPPRLETLADPTPSPRGVVVRVGATGLCRSDWHGWMGHDADIVLPHVPGHELAGTIQAVGRDVRRWRVGDRVTVPFVGGCGDCFECRTGNHQVCEKQFQPGFTGWGSFAEYVAIDYADTNLVALPDWLDFTTAASLGCRFVTSFRAIVDQARVQPGEWVAIHGCGGIGLSAIMIAAAMGAHVVAIDVTDEKLEFARSIGAHATINAQTTTDIVGAVKEITGGGAHVSMDALGHPATCFNSIANLRRRGRHLQVGLMVDDHAHPRIPMDKVLAHELQILGSHGMQAFRYEAMLSMIETGRLAPRKLIGSEISLDDAVDALVQMDRFQGTGITVITRL, from the coding sequence ATGAGAGCCATCTACTTCGAGCAGTTCCGTCAGCCGCCGCGCCTCGAGACGCTTGCCGATCCCACGCCGTCGCCGCGCGGCGTGGTCGTCCGGGTGGGGGCCACGGGACTATGCCGAAGCGATTGGCACGGCTGGATGGGGCACGACGCCGATATCGTGCTGCCCCACGTCCCAGGGCACGAGCTGGCTGGCACCATCCAAGCCGTCGGCCGCGACGTGCGACGATGGCGTGTGGGCGATCGCGTGACGGTGCCCTTCGTCGGAGGATGTGGCGATTGCTTCGAATGTCGAACCGGCAATCATCAGGTTTGCGAAAAGCAATTTCAGCCCGGATTCACCGGGTGGGGCTCCTTCGCCGAATACGTCGCCATCGACTACGCGGACACGAACCTCGTCGCCCTACCCGATTGGCTCGACTTCACCACCGCGGCCTCCCTCGGATGCCGTTTCGTCACCTCGTTTCGAGCCATCGTCGACCAAGCGCGCGTTCAGCCCGGCGAATGGGTTGCCATTCACGGCTGCGGCGGCATCGGCCTTTCGGCCATCATGATCGCCGCGGCGATGGGCGCCCACGTCGTGGCCATCGACGTCACCGATGAAAAGCTGGAGTTTGCCCGCAGCATCGGCGCACACGCCACCATCAACGCCCAGACCACCACCGACATCGTTGGCGCGGTCAAAGAGATCACCGGCGGCGGCGCACACGTCTCCATGGACGCCCTCGGGCACCCGGCCACGTGCTTCAACTCCATTGCCAACTTGCGGCGCCGTGGCCGTCACTTGCAAGTCGGCCTCATGGTCGACGACCACGCGCACCCACGCATCCCCATGGACAAAGTCCTTGCCCACGAGCTGCAAATCCTTGGCAGCCACGGCATGCAAGCCTTCCGTTACGAGGCCATGCTGAGCATGATCGAGACCGGAAGGCTCGCCCCGCGAAAGCTCATTGGAAGCGAAATCAGTTTGGACGATGCCGTGGACGCCCTCGTGCAAATGGACCGATTCCAGGGTACGGGCATCACCGTGATCACGCGTCTTTAG
- a CDS encoding type II toxin-antitoxin system PemK/MazF family toxin produces MKIHRGDIFWIPSYAHPYVVVQDDWFNQSRIATVIVCALTSNLHRANEPGNVLLEPGEGNLPKQSVVVVSQIESIAKSSLGERIGSITQPRVEQILDGLRFQQASFFRD; encoded by the coding sequence ATGAAGATTCACCGCGGGGACATCTTCTGGATCCCGAGCTACGCCCACCCGTACGTCGTGGTGCAGGACGACTGGTTCAACCAGTCGCGCATCGCGACCGTGATCGTCTGCGCCCTGACCTCGAACTTGCACCGGGCGAACGAGCCGGGGAACGTTCTTCTCGAGCCAGGCGAGGGGAATTTGCCAAAGCAGAGCGTCGTGGTCGTGTCGCAGATCGAGTCCATCGCGAAGTCCAGCTTGGGCGAGCGAATTGGTTCAATCACTCAACCACGGGTGGAGCAGATCCTCGACGGCCTGCGCTTTCAGCAGGCGTCGTTCTTCAGGGACTGA
- the vgrG gene encoding type VI secretion system tip protein VgrG, giving the protein MPSLVGNYDDLRCRLQIADVDESTLTVASFEGYERLSSLFSYTIAVITEPEDVQDLEMALGRDASFSVARGGTTELVVHGIVTEVVPDGAYVGDNRASTVVVIEPHLASLRYSGGYRIFQQMTVEQIIREIVRPEGIQTVWHVYPPLPTHEYTVQADETDLDFLARLAAHEGLHYYFERTADAMTLVFTNRRDGFTDLANDADVDFHHDSGAISGEHVSRIQRAQRVRTGAVEHRDYDFRTPATRLKGRAQVDASTGHARRERRGYAAGFRDLHQLAERRAQLRLAQERSDSFTLNGTASMLRFFPGKTFTLHGHRDAAFNRKLLLTQVSVAGKVHGVRSIGANGPSGVGGSIAGKASEELTAFEAVPAEVTIHPPHLPKPRSRLESARVVGPTNGDPFVDEYGRIKVQFHWDRDGKNDENSSCWIRMMTPVAHFDEGFWQAHKVGAEVLVDFIDGDIDRPVVIGAVYNGVDTQPYKMPADVANSTWKTKSVPGGAGFNEITQDNHAGQEKIYIHAQKNMDITVLDAHTESIGSNKTSTVGANRTSTIGANNTVTVGANETTTVGANQTHSAGANQSFSAGADQSHSAGANQSLSAAVDQTHSAGAKQTLSSGADQSISSGANQTISVSANQTINVSGSRTKSVQGSDSSTVQGALSQTATGAISISSAADLSLHAVNVTIDAGASITLNVGGVSLSITSGGVTVTAPNVSLDGSGATLTLAGDAHMNAAGVAKVTGGTVKLNS; this is encoded by the coding sequence ATGCCGTCGCTCGTGGGCAACTACGACGACCTGCGCTGCCGATTGCAGATTGCGGACGTCGATGAATCAACCCTCACCGTTGCCTCGTTCGAAGGATATGAGCGGCTTTCTTCGCTGTTTTCCTACACGATCGCGGTCATCACCGAGCCGGAGGACGTGCAGGATCTCGAGATGGCCCTCGGGCGCGATGCGTCATTCTCCGTGGCGCGGGGCGGGACGACGGAGCTGGTCGTTCACGGAATCGTCACCGAGGTCGTGCCGGATGGCGCCTACGTAGGAGACAACCGCGCCTCCACCGTCGTGGTGATCGAACCGCACCTGGCAAGCCTGCGCTACTCCGGCGGATATCGCATCTTCCAGCAGATGACCGTGGAGCAGATCATCCGCGAAATCGTGCGCCCTGAGGGTATCCAGACCGTCTGGCACGTCTACCCGCCCCTGCCCACGCACGAGTACACGGTGCAGGCCGACGAGACGGATCTCGACTTTCTCGCGCGCCTCGCGGCCCACGAGGGGCTTCACTATTACTTCGAGCGAACGGCGGATGCCATGACGCTCGTCTTCACGAACCGCCGCGATGGGTTCACCGATCTGGCGAATGACGCCGATGTCGACTTTCACCACGACAGCGGTGCGATCTCCGGTGAGCACGTGAGCCGCATTCAGCGCGCCCAGCGCGTGCGGACGGGCGCCGTCGAACATCGCGATTACGATTTTCGGACGCCGGCGACGCGGCTGAAGGGACGGGCCCAGGTCGATGCGAGCACGGGCCACGCCCGCCGGGAGCGGCGCGGCTATGCCGCCGGATTCCGCGATTTGCACCAGCTCGCCGAGAGGCGCGCGCAATTGCGGCTCGCCCAGGAGCGCTCCGATTCGTTCACACTGAATGGCACTGCGTCGATGCTTCGGTTCTTTCCGGGCAAGACGTTCACCCTCCACGGCCATCGCGATGCGGCGTTCAACCGCAAACTCCTTCTCACGCAGGTGTCCGTCGCGGGAAAAGTGCACGGCGTGCGCTCGATTGGCGCGAATGGCCCGAGTGGCGTGGGAGGAAGCATCGCCGGCAAGGCCAGTGAGGAGCTCACCGCGTTCGAGGCGGTGCCGGCCGAGGTGACCATCCATCCGCCGCACCTGCCGAAGCCCCGCTCACGGTTGGAGAGCGCGCGGGTGGTGGGCCCCACCAACGGCGACCCGTTCGTCGACGAGTACGGCCGCATCAAGGTGCAATTTCACTGGGACCGCGACGGCAAAAACGACGAGAACAGCTCCTGCTGGATCCGCATGATGACCCCCGTCGCCCACTTCGACGAGGGCTTTTGGCAGGCGCACAAAGTCGGTGCCGAGGTGCTGGTGGACTTCATCGATGGCGACATCGATCGGCCCGTGGTCATCGGCGCCGTGTACAACGGAGTCGACACCCAGCCGTACAAGATGCCGGCGGACGTGGCCAACAGTACGTGGAAAACGAAGAGCGTTCCCGGCGGCGCCGGCTTCAACGAGATTACGCAAGACAACCACGCCGGCCAGGAGAAGATTTACATCCACGCGCAGAAGAACATGGACATCACCGTCCTGGATGCGCACACCGAAAGCATTGGCTCGAACAAAACGAGCACGGTGGGCGCGAATCGAACGAGCACCATCGGCGCGAACAATACGGTGACGGTCGGGGCGAATGAAACCACGACGGTCGGCGCGAACCAGACGCACTCCGCGGGCGCGAACCAATCGTTTTCCGCGGGTGCCGATCAATCGCACTCCGCGGGCGCGAATCAATCTTTGTCGGCCGCCGTCGATCAAACGCATTCCGCGGGCGCGAAACAGACGCTCTCCTCGGGTGCCGATCAGTCGATTTCCTCGGGGGCGAATCAGACGATCTCCGTGAGTGCGAACCAAACCATCAATGTGTCGGGCAGCCGCACGAAGTCGGTCCAGGGAAGCGATTCCTCCACGGTCCAAGGAGCTTTGAGCCAGACCGCAACGGGCGCGATCAGCATTTCCTCGGCGGCCGATCTGTCTCTGCACGCGGTCAATGTCACCATCGATGCGGGGGCTAGCATTACCCTCAATGTCGGCGGCGTCTCGCTGAGCATCACGTCGGGCGGGGTCACCGTGACCGCCCCCAACGTGTCGCTGGACGGAAGCGGCGCCACCTTGACCTTGGCGGGCGACGCCCACATGAACGCGGCGGGTGTGGCCAAGGTGACCGGGGGAACGGTCAAACTCAACTCTTGA
- a CDS encoding LysR family transcriptional regulator, producing MDRIDDLEAFLAVVDKGSLTAAARAQRRSLQSISRSLTALEGRLGVELVHRTTRQSTPTEEGLAFYRRVKPALAEIHAAKLDAIHRRNEVSGVLRISSSVLFAPIYLVPAIAAFMDRHPKIEVELVLSERYVDLVEEGFDLAIRIGEMPDSDLRARRLGSLRAVVYGAPRYFAKHGKPKHPRDLAHHQCVIRTVDRQAHQWRFRIGGKATTVKVDGRFRVDGSAAAHAAAVHGLGLGFGPLWQIRKFVDEGALELVLVDYELPTIPIHAVSPASQAPLAKTRLFTEFLAAQLKRERW from the coding sequence GTGGACCGAATCGACGACCTGGAAGCCTTCTTGGCGGTGGTGGACAAAGGGAGCCTCACGGCGGCCGCCCGTGCCCAGCGACGCTCGTTGCAATCGATCAGCCGCTCGCTTACGGCCTTGGAGGGACGTCTCGGGGTCGAGCTCGTGCACCGCACGACGCGGCAATCGACACCCACGGAGGAAGGCCTCGCCTTCTATCGCAGGGTCAAACCCGCCCTGGCCGAGATCCACGCAGCAAAACTCGATGCGATCCACCGCCGGAACGAGGTGTCGGGTGTCTTGCGTATCAGCTCCTCGGTGCTCTTCGCGCCCATTTACCTGGTGCCGGCGATTGCAGCCTTCATGGATAGGCACCCGAAAATCGAGGTCGAGCTCGTGCTCTCGGAGAGGTACGTCGACCTGGTGGAAGAGGGCTTCGACCTGGCCATCCGGATCGGCGAGATGCCCGATTCCGATTTGCGGGCGCGGCGCCTCGGCAGCCTTCGCGCGGTCGTCTACGGTGCACCGCGCTACTTCGCCAAGCATGGGAAGCCGAAGCACCCGCGGGATCTCGCGCACCATCAGTGCGTAATACGAACGGTGGATCGCCAGGCCCATCAATGGCGCTTTCGCATCGGTGGGAAAGCGACCACGGTCAAGGTCGATGGGCGCTTTCGGGTCGATGGATCCGCGGCCGCACATGCGGCAGCGGTGCACGGGCTTGGCCTCGGGTTCGGCCCGCTTTGGCAGATCCGCAAATTCGTCGATGAGGGAGCCCTCGAATTGGTGCTCGTCGACTACGAGCTGCCGACCATCCCCATCCATGCCGTGTCGCCGGCGAGCCAAGCGCCGCTGGCCAAAACGCGTCTCTTCACCGAGTTCCTCGCCGCCCAGTTGAAGCGCGAACGTTGGTGA
- a CDS encoding glycoside hydrolase family 3 C-terminal domain-containing protein, translating into MRLTAPNVVFAGWMTMLATACAVSTDSHDPSDAPENAPPAPQALLAHEPYPDPSLPVATRVSQILAKMTLDEKLGQMTQPERASVSNADVTNFYIGSVLSGGGSAPSPNNATSWANMYDAYQNAATNTRLGIPLLYGIDAVHGHNNVFGATIFPHNIGLGATRNANLAQQIGRAVAEEVSGTGIDWDFAPCLCVARNDRWGRTYESFGEKPELPSQMAAFITGLQGSSLSASGSVLATAKHYVGDGGTTNGTDQGNTQLNEADLRAIHLPPFREAIARGVGSVMISYSSWNGAKMHGQQYLITNVLKNELGFSGFVVSDYNGIDQIDGQAGFTAAEVRQAINAGIDMVMVPTAWREFISTLRSEVQAGRVPMSRIDDANRRILTKKFELGIFEKPLTDRSYTGTVGNAAHRSIARQAVRESMVLLKNAGNVLPLAKANNKIFVAGKSADNIGNQSGGWTISWQGSSGNITTGTTILQGIRNGAGAGTTVTYNQSGSGIDSSYKVAIAVVGETPYAEGAGDRPNDMGLDSADLNTINTLRNSGVPVVVVLVSGRPLDIASQVPNWNGLVAAWLPGTEGAGVADVLYGDYAPTGKLPMTWMQSASQQPINDGDGKPSLFPFGFGLTYGAPPSRNPYDTIQAESFDGQSGIQTETTTDTGGGQNIGYINPGDSVYYANVDFGATSAVSVTTRLASGAGSGTLQYRLDSATGPVIASTAVSGTGGWQSWTSATANLTASATGRHTVYITFTGPGGDFVNINWFRFAR; encoded by the coding sequence ATGAGGCTGACGGCACCGAATGTCGTTTTTGCAGGGTGGATGACCATGTTGGCTACGGCCTGTGCGGTGAGTACCGACTCGCACGATCCATCCGATGCACCGGAAAATGCGCCGCCCGCCCCGCAGGCGTTGCTCGCCCACGAACCCTATCCGGATCCGTCGCTGCCCGTGGCCACGCGGGTCAGTCAAATTCTCGCGAAGATGACCCTGGACGAGAAACTCGGCCAGATGACCCAGCCCGAGCGAGCTTCCGTCAGCAACGCCGACGTCACCAATTTCTACATTGGCTCCGTGCTCTCGGGCGGAGGCTCCGCGCCCTCGCCGAACAATGCCACGAGCTGGGCGAACATGTACGACGCCTACCAGAACGCGGCCACCAACACCCGCCTTGGTATCCCGCTGTTGTACGGCATCGACGCCGTGCACGGGCACAACAACGTATTCGGCGCGACGATTTTCCCGCACAACATCGGCCTGGGGGCGACGCGCAATGCCAACTTGGCGCAGCAGATTGGCCGCGCGGTGGCCGAGGAGGTCTCCGGCACCGGCATCGATTGGGACTTCGCACCGTGCCTCTGCGTCGCGCGCAACGATCGCTGGGGTCGCACCTACGAGTCGTTCGGCGAAAAGCCCGAGCTGCCCTCGCAGATGGCCGCGTTCATCACCGGCCTGCAAGGTAGCTCGCTGAGCGCGTCCGGCTCGGTGCTCGCGACGGCCAAGCACTATGTCGGCGACGGAGGCACCACCAACGGCACCGATCAGGGCAACACGCAGCTCAATGAGGCCGATCTGAGGGCCATCCACCTGCCGCCCTTCCGCGAAGCCATCGCGCGCGGGGTGGGCTCGGTCATGATCAGCTACAGCAGTTGGAACGGGGCCAAGATGCACGGCCAGCAATATTTGATTACCAATGTACTGAAGAACGAACTCGGATTCAGCGGATTCGTCGTTTCCGACTACAATGGTATCGATCAAATCGACGGGCAGGCGGGCTTCACCGCGGCCGAGGTGCGCCAGGCGATCAACGCCGGCATCGACATGGTGATGGTACCGACGGCTTGGCGGGAGTTCATCTCCACCTTGCGCTCCGAGGTGCAGGCCGGCCGGGTGCCCATGTCGCGCATCGACGATGCGAACCGCCGCATTTTGACGAAGAAGTTCGAGCTCGGCATTTTCGAAAAGCCGCTCACCGATCGCAGCTATACGGGCACGGTGGGCAACGCCGCGCACCGTTCGATCGCGCGGCAGGCCGTGCGCGAATCGATGGTGCTGCTCAAGAACGCGGGCAACGTTCTGCCGCTGGCCAAGGCGAACAACAAGATTTTCGTCGCCGGCAAGAGCGCCGACAACATTGGCAATCAGAGCGGCGGGTGGACCATTTCGTGGCAGGGCAGCAGCGGCAACATCACCACCGGGACGACCATCCTGCAGGGTATCCGCAACGGCGCCGGCGCGGGCACCACGGTGACGTACAATCAGAGCGGCTCGGGAATCGACAGCTCGTACAAAGTGGCCATTGCCGTCGTGGGAGAGACGCCGTACGCGGAGGGTGCAGGTGATCGCCCCAACGACATGGGCCTCGACTCCGCGGATTTGAACACCATCAACACGCTGCGAAACAGCGGGGTGCCGGTGGTGGTCGTCTTGGTGTCGGGCAGGCCGCTGGACATCGCTTCGCAAGTACCCAATTGGAATGGCCTCGTGGCTGCGTGGCTTCCCGGCACCGAGGGTGCGGGCGTGGCCGACGTGCTCTATGGCGATTACGCGCCCACCGGCAAGCTGCCCATGACCTGGATGCAGTCGGCCAGCCAACAACCGATCAACGACGGCGATGGCAAGCCTTCCCTCTTTCCCTTTGGATTCGGCCTCACGTACGGCGCGCCGCCCTCGCGCAATCCGTACGATACGATCCAGGCGGAGTCGTTCGACGGGCAGTCGGGCATTCAGACCGAGACGACGACCGACACGGGCGGCGGGCAGAACATCGGATACATCAACCCCGGTGACTCCGTGTATTACGCAAACGTAGACTTCGGAGCCACGAGCGCCGTCTCCGTCACCACGCGGCTCGCGTCGGGCGCGGGCAGCGGAACGTTGCAATACCGCCTCGACAGCGCCACGGGCCCGGTCATCGCCAGCACGGCGGTTTCGGGCACGGGCGGCTGGCAAAGCTGGACGAGCGCCACCGCGAACCTCACCGCCTCCGCCACGGGCCGGCACACGGTGTACATCACCTTCACCGGGCCGGGCGGCGATTTCGTGAACATCAACTGGTTCCGATTCGCGCGCTGA
- a CDS encoding NmrA family NAD(P)-binding protein, producing MMSNPIVLVVGAAGRFAGLLVPELVRRGATVRALVRNDANAAVARRAGAAEVALGDLRDARSLEAAARGVHGVFHIGPAFAPDESELGLRMVDTARRAGARRFVFSSVMHPTNGRLGTHAMKQPVEEALFGSGLQYTILQPTNFYQNIEAAWPAVLAHGVFAEPFAKSANVARIDYRDVAEVAAKALTEDHLAYGTFELCGEEKLTREDIVAIMGEVLGRPIAAAEPSFEEWRTMANPPYDERQLGSLANIFAYYNEHGVRGNSTVLRTLLGRSPRTMRAYVGELARSR from the coding sequence ATGATGTCCAATCCGATTGTCCTGGTCGTGGGGGCTGCTGGTCGATTTGCGGGGTTGTTGGTCCCGGAGCTCGTACGGCGCGGCGCTACCGTGCGTGCGCTGGTGCGGAACGATGCCAATGCCGCCGTGGCGCGCAGGGCTGGCGCCGCCGAAGTCGCCCTTGGCGATCTGCGCGACGCGCGCAGCCTCGAAGCGGCGGCCCGCGGGGTTCACGGCGTATTTCACATTGGCCCGGCCTTCGCGCCCGACGAATCCGAGCTGGGACTGCGCATGGTGGACACGGCGAGGCGAGCCGGCGCGCGAAGGTTCGTCTTTTCGAGCGTGATGCATCCGACCAACGGCCGCTTGGGCACCCACGCCATGAAGCAGCCCGTCGAGGAGGCGCTCTTCGGCTCGGGGCTCCAGTACACGATTTTGCAGCCGACGAATTTCTACCAGAACATCGAGGCCGCATGGCCTGCCGTGCTCGCCCACGGCGTGTTCGCCGAGCCCTTCGCGAAGTCGGCCAACGTCGCGCGCATCGACTACCGTGACGTCGCCGAGGTCGCCGCCAAGGCACTCACCGAGGACCATCTCGCATATGGCACCTTCGAGCTATGCGGCGAAGAGAAGCTCACGCGCGAAGACATCGTCGCCATCATGGGCGAGGTGCTCGGCCGACCCATTGCCGCGGCCGAGCCGAGCTTCGAGGAATGGAGGACGATGGCGAACCCTCCTTACGACGAGCGTCAGCTCGGCTCGTTGGCGAACATCTTTGCCTATTACAACGAGCACGGCGTGCGCGGAAACAGCACCGTATTGCGAACCTTGTTGGGGCGCTCGCCGCGAACGATGCGCGCGTACGTCGGCGAGCTGGCCCGCTCGAGGTAG
- a CDS encoding glutathione S-transferase family protein, translated as MATLVTIPFSHFCEKARWALDYTGCDYVEEGHAPVLHRLAVWRATSPRTSVPVLVDGDRVFADSTDILAHADTLAGPERKLYPEDAVRRAEVQSLEDDFDERLGPHIRRVIYFYLLPNPDMARKLMDRGTPPWEQAALRWLFPAVRLTMNRFMNIDARTATQSRDEVLRVFDDVERRLEDGRPYLTGDRFTAADLTFAALAGVSVFPPESEKAYPSIDSLGPVPQDALDLVRETQGRPAGAFVRRIYREHRGRA; from the coding sequence ATGGCGACGCTCGTCACGATCCCCTTCAGTCACTTTTGCGAGAAGGCCCGGTGGGCGCTCGACTACACGGGATGCGACTACGTGGAGGAGGGGCATGCGCCGGTGCTGCATCGCCTCGCGGTCTGGCGTGCCACGAGCCCGCGCACTTCGGTGCCGGTGCTCGTGGACGGGGACCGCGTTTTCGCCGATTCGACGGACATCCTGGCCCACGCGGACACGTTGGCGGGCCCCGAAAGGAAATTGTACCCGGAGGATGCCGTGCGGCGTGCGGAGGTGCAGTCCTTGGAGGACGATTTCGACGAGCGCCTCGGGCCGCACATTCGCCGGGTGATCTATTTCTATCTCCTGCCGAATCCCGACATGGCGCGCAAGCTCATGGACCGCGGGACGCCGCCGTGGGAGCAGGCTGCATTGCGGTGGCTGTTCCCCGCGGTGCGTTTGACGATGAACCGATTCATGAACATCGACGCGCGCACCGCTACGCAGTCACGCGACGAGGTGCTCCGCGTATTCGACGACGTCGAGCGGCGCCTCGAGGACGGGCGGCCGTACCTCACGGGCGATCGCTTCACCGCGGCGGATCTCACCTTTGCCGCGCTCGCCGGGGTGAGCGTGTTCCCGCCGGAGTCGGAAAAAGCCTATCCGTCCATCGATTCGCTTGGCCCGGTGCCGCAAGATGCCCTCGATCTGGTTCGCGAGACGCAGGGACGCCCCGCGGGGGCCTTCGTGCGCCGCATTTATCGCGAGCACCGCGGGCGCGCATGA
- a CDS encoding heparan-alpha-glucosaminide N-acetyltransferase domain-containing protein, giving the protein MDRVIRATERIESVDLLRGIVMAIMTLDHVRDFFSNAGFDPTDLDQTTPAFFATRWITHFCAPVFVFLAGTGAYLSRRPKPELAKFLVTRGLWLVFLEIIWVRAWWTWHLLPGTVVLQVIWALGCSMVALAVLVFLPLRVLTVFAVAMIGLHDALDGVHAETLGSFKAAWLVAHESGVLSQPGPSTIYVAYPLVPWIGVMAAGYAFGALLQGEAALRRRRVAWLGGAVLLLFVVLRTANVYGDPQPWSVQARGAIFTFISFLNCSKYPPSLLYLAMTLGPALLVLSALDRPGLALARAARPFLVLGRVPLFFYLLHLPLIHAAALVAGRNGYGLGTVYVVWLAALALLYGPCHWFAEVKRRNRSAWLSYL; this is encoded by the coding sequence ATGGATCGAGTGATTCGCGCCACGGAACGCATCGAATCGGTGGACCTTCTGCGCGGCATCGTGATGGCGATCATGACGCTCGACCACGTGCGCGACTTCTTCTCGAACGCCGGGTTCGACCCGACGGACTTGGACCAAACGACGCCGGCGTTCTTCGCGACCCGGTGGATCACCCACTTCTGCGCGCCCGTTTTCGTGTTTCTCGCCGGAACGGGCGCCTACTTGAGCCGGCGACCCAAGCCGGAGCTGGCCAAGTTTCTCGTGACCCGCGGGCTCTGGCTCGTGTTCCTCGAGATCATCTGGGTTCGCGCGTGGTGGACGTGGCACCTTCTGCCGGGCACCGTGGTGCTCCAGGTGATTTGGGCCCTGGGCTGCAGCATGGTCGCCCTCGCGGTCCTCGTCTTTTTGCCGCTGCGGGTGCTCACCGTGTTCGCGGTAGCCATGATTGGCCTCCACGATGCGCTCGATGGGGTGCACGCGGAGACCCTGGGCTCGTTCAAGGCCGCGTGGCTCGTGGCGCACGAGTCGGGCGTCTTGTCCCAGCCCGGGCCAAGTACGATTTACGTCGCGTATCCGCTCGTACCGTGGATAGGCGTGATGGCCGCAGGATATGCCTTTGGTGCGCTTCTTCAGGGCGAGGCCGCGTTGCGGCGACGTCGGGTGGCCTGGCTCGGTGGGGCCGTGCTCCTGCTCTTCGTCGTGCTGCGCACCGCAAACGTGTACGGAGATCCGCAGCCCTGGAGCGTGCAGGCGCGTGGCGCGATCTTTACGTTCATCTCGTTTCTCAATTGTTCGAAGTACCCGCCGTCGCTTCTTTATCTGGCCATGACCCTGGGGCCGGCGCTGCTGGTGCTTTCGGCGCTGGATCGTCCTGGGTTGGCGCTCGCACGTGCGGCCCGGCCCTTTCTCGTGCTCGGGCGCGTGCCGCTGTTCTTTTACCTGCTGCATTTACCGCTCATTCACGCGGCGGCGCTCGTTGCGGGCCGGAATGGCTATGGCTTGGGGACGGTGTACGTGGTTTGGCTCGCGGCCTTGGCCTTGCTGTATGGGCCTTGCCACTGGTTTGCCGAGGTCAAACGGCGCAATCGGTCCGCGTGGCTCAGTTATTTGTGA